The proteins below are encoded in one region of Phaseolus vulgaris cultivar G19833 chromosome 1, P. vulgaris v2.0, whole genome shotgun sequence:
- the LOC137814506 gene encoding protein RGF1 INDUCIBLE TRANSCRIPTION FACTOR 1-like, whose product MDTVLVPPWLEQLLHTPFFNVCRIHADAARSECNMFCLDCSGEAFCFYCRSSRHKDHGVIQIRRSSYHDVVRVGEIERVLDISGVQTYVINSARVLFLNVRPQPKSGKGVAHICEICGRSLLDPFRFCSLGCKLEGIKKNGDSSFGLDGRNNDELTMETTTTTSTSRGSISSRQQEEGLREGSTQDMYPATPSNARRRKGIPHRAPFAS is encoded by the exons Atg GACACAGTTCTGGTACCTCCTTGGCTTGAGCAGCTTCTTCACACACCTTTCTTCAATGTTTGTCGAATTCACGCAGACGCAGCAAGGAGTGAATGTAACATGTTTTGTCTAGATTGCAGTGGCGAAGCCTTCTGTTTCTATTGTCGTTCTTCTcgacacaaagatcatggagtGATTCAG ATAAGAAGATCTTCGTATCATGATGTAGTGAGGGTGGGTGAAATTGAGAGGGTGTTGGACATAAGTGGAGTGCAGACATATGTGATAAACAGTGCTCGAGTTTTGTTCTTGAATGTGAGGCCTCAACCAAAATCTGGAAAAGGAGTAGCTCACATTTGTGAGATTTGTGGAAGGAGCCTCTTGGACCCATTTCGCTTCTGTTCTTTGGGATGTAAG CTTGAAGGAATAAAGAAAAATGGGGATTCAAGCTTTGGTTTGGATGGTAGGAATAATGATGAATTGACAATGGAGACTACTACTACTACTTCAACTTCAAGAGGATCAATCTCATCAAGACAGCAAGAAGAAGGATTGCGTGAAGGTTCAACACAAGACATGTATCCAGCCACACCTTCAAACGCAAGGAGAAGAAAAGGAATTCCTCATAGAGCTCCCTTCGCCTCCTAA